In one window of Dioscorea cayenensis subsp. rotundata cultivar TDr96_F1 unplaced genomic scaffold, TDr96_F1_v2_PseudoChromosome.rev07_lg8_w22 25.fasta BLBR01000122.1, whole genome shotgun sequence DNA:
- the LOC120253590 gene encoding tryptamine hydroxycinnamoyltransferase 1-like, giving the protein MEVKVTSSTILTSPISQPSEIPLTIFDRFATNKHIAVLYAFTPPTSTNAEIISGLSNTFVHFSNLTGNLTTNSYGRPSLTVGGPDGGALVVEATVSSKLEDHLPFTPSPDFRLLHPKINDAKHLLQVQLNRLQCGGLVIGVTAHHRVADGQSMSTFFVAWGQMVCGVPIDPHPVYDQSWLSPRDPPLVQFDHWGTDFIPLSPRPNQFCVTPVYADPREITNMLLHFSTEFIIKLKAQTSASSTVKYTTFQTLLGHLWRMVTIARQLDDEECTMARVSVNGRPRLQPPVPPEFFGNLVLNAYPKAKARELIEGGVVMAAGIVREAVRDVGEDYFQSFIDLGEVYGDRDLVPCYDVDGNVISPKLEIDSWLGFKFDKVDFGGGGALCAFLPTWIPLEGLLIFIPALPPDGGVNVFVSLLEKHAERFREISHSLD; this is encoded by the coding sequence ATGGAAGTGAAAGTAACAAGCTCCACCATCCTCACAAGTCCCATCTCTCAGCCTTCCGAGATCCCCCTCACCATCTTCGACCGTTTCGCAACCAACAAACACATCGCCGTCCTCTATGCCTTCACTCCACCCACCTCCACCAACGCTGAAATCATCTCTGGCCTGTCCAATACCTTTGTCCACTTCTCAAATCTCACTGGTAACCTCACCACCAACTCCTACGGTCGCCCTTCGCTCACTGTCGGAGGCCCTGATGGAGGTGCACTCGTCGTTGAAGCCACAGTCTCATCCAAACTAGAAGATCACCTGCCTTTCACTCCCTCACCGGACTTCAGACTCCTCCATCCTAAAATCAATGATGCAAAGCACTTGCTCCAAGTTCAGCTCAACCGGCTCCAGTGTGGCGGGCTGGTCATTGGAGTCACCGCCCACCACCGTGTTGCTGATGGCCAGTCCATGAGTACTTTCTTTGTAGCATGGGGGCAGATGGTGTGTGGTGTCCCCATTGATCCACATCCAGTCTATGATCAGTCATGGCTCAGCCCTCGGGATCCTCCTCTGGTGCAGTTCGATCACTGGGGGACCGATTTCATCCCTCTTTCTCCTCGACCAAATCAGTTTTGTGTCACTCCCGTTTATGCTGATCCTCGTGAGATCACCAACATGTTGTTGCACTTCTCAACAGAGTTCATCATAAAGCTCAAAGCTCAGACCAGTGCATCAAGCACTGTAAAATACACCACCTTTCAGACTCTCTTAGGTCATCTATGGAGGATGGTGACGATAGCTCGGCAGTTGGATGATGAGGAGTGTACGATGGCTAGAGTGTCAGTGAATGGCAGGCCTCGTTTACAGCCTCCGGTGCCGCCGGAGTTTTTCGGTAACTTGGTTCTGAATGCATATCCAAAAGCAAAAGCAAGAGAATTGATAGAAGGTGGGGTGGTGATGGCGGCGGGGATAGTTCGAGAAGCAGTGAGAGATGTTGGAGAGGATTACTTCCAATCATTTATTGACCTTGGTGAGGTTTATGGAGATAGAGATCTTGTGCCTTGTTATGATGTGGATGGTAATGTGATTTCACCAAAACTGGAGATTGATAGCTGGCTAGGGTTTAAGTTTGATAAGGTTGATTTTGGTGGTGGTGGGGCTTTGTGTGCTTTCTTGCCTACATGGATTCCTTTAGAAGGGTTGTTAATCTTCATCCCTGCGTTGCCTCCGGATGGTGGCGTGAATGTTTTTGTTTCTCTGCTTGAAAAGCATGCAGAGAGATTTAGGGAGATATCTCACTCTTTGGATTAA